The DNA window aagattcttttttattttaattttatttccttaaatcaaccttttacctaatatatatatatatatatatatatatatatatatatatatatatatagataaatttgGTTCAATATTTTCTTTCCTTACCTACCATCAATCTAAGACAACTCAACAACTTTATTTAAACTTCCACCTAAATCAATTGGCCCATTGAAGCCACTAGTGGAAAATAATACTAACGAATTCACTTTTATCATAATAAGTATTTTaccaattattataaaatttagacTAGAACactcatttatattaaataactttcATCTTAACTAGCATACACACTCTTCCTATATAATTCGGATTTGTCTAGAATTAGTGTCAATTTGCAATTCTAGCTATTATCTAATTAActaggtttaaaaaaaaaagagaaaaaagaaagatatatatatactaaGCCTCTAATTAAAAACCTAAAACacaatcatttaatttaacttatatataattactttcATGTACAATccatattcattatttattaagcCTCTCATTTCAggattaatatataacaaaaaggCTTTGAACGATGAACATGTGATAATTCGTGTAATAACTTGATTTGTAATAGTATTGTGTTACTCTACcgtatataatattttggtgGAGTTGTAGTTTAATGAAAAATAgtcattttttcaataaaaataaatctggAATGTCTCAATCAAATTAAAGGTTACCATAAGAAGTCGGCTCAAAACTCTTTAAGGTCTAAGAAGactatatttttttctactaaGTTAAGATTTTTTTGAACTTTATTGCGCTCCTATCTCCACTAAAagattaagaagaaaaaaaataagaatataatgaTTTGACTTCCATTATAGCACATATCATACAAATGATTATCCTCTTACTTTTTCTAGTCTTTTAGTACTCATCCCACAAAAGAAAGTTATCACTTCTCATGGTGGAAATGGTGGGTTAATGATCAGCTGAGTGAATGATGGATACAATTTCCCCTatcttcttatatttaaaaaaaattgcaataatcccattatatatatatttataacataagTTTCGATTCAATATTAGCCTCCCTGGATATCCTAGATTCGAGACCGTCAAACGCTAAGTTCTGCTTATCTGTTGGATTgtttaagtgtgtttacgggtGATTACTTACTTAccaaaaaaaaaggaaaaataaataaaaataaaaatcaattcaatGTTATGACTCATCTAACCggcttaatttgtttttgtttttattttttatttttttatgtaattgaACTCGTAACATTTCAGTCTTTTAAGTCAACTCTTACCAATAGGCTACCTTAGTGGGATCTAACCGACAGACTTAATTAgttattaacaaaaacaaactcattataataataaagttgaaaaatgaaacatttagtcgACAATCAGCCGTTTGTAAGagaagtttattaattaaataccaTCTGATCTAATCATTAACGCGTGGGGTGACTGAACATGCTAacaattaacatgaattttatcGAATAACAAAATTTTCTAAACACCATGCTTTAGTTTAAATCATATTGTCCCTTCATGAGCATTAACCTTGAACATTAAACTATAATCAAGGTAGAGAGGGCGTGCCTCTGTCAACAGTTTTGTTGGAAACAAAACTTTTGTCTTTATATTGATCATCGATCATGCCATAAAATGGTGCCAGCATGTAAATCCATTATAACCTAAGTTAATTACTAATATAGGACGCCactaccaaaaaaaaaacagctTCAACAGGCGTGATCAACTTACCTGGAGCATTACtgacaaaattaattaattattcaaaataatataatacacTTACTTGAAATGAGCATCTTCtcaattttgttttatgtatgtaacaaaaaataaattaaataataatatgtttaatagaCATGTACTTAATACctaattaaatctaaaataaaattattagggTTGTTAGCAACTTTATTCCAAACATCAATTACTTGCCCATTTTTCAATctattttcaaatttcttaGTTAGTGATTATAGGTTTAATcagaaacaaaattaatattctttgtcatattttaaataataataatatgtttaatagaCATGTACTTAATACCTAATTCAATCTAAAATGACAATTATTAGAGCATCTCCAGCGCATGACCTGTGCCCGCATCGTAAAGCGTGGAAAAGGGCAAGTCAttggtttttttcattttttttttgcattgtagataaaagaaaaagaggGTGTCCGGTCATGCCCTCTTCTgactttttcataattatataatataatatattatataatataggaatattagttatatatttaattataatattttttcctactatttttaagtaacattataataacgttaaataaatatatattctaaagttttactataagataggaatattaattatatattaaattataataaaattaattatatatttaattataaaaatattataatatattttaaattataaaaatatatattttaagggtgaaaattttaaattctcctataatatatataatacaggaatattacttatatatttaattaataaatatatattttaaataaattaatatattttttattaattatattaattaagacgtgagtttaaaatcaaattagttatttatttaaaatagtataaataaaatttattatttagataaaaggGCGGAAGCATTGGATTGTTTTGGCCAAGTACAATATGTGCCCGCTTTTCTGCTGATGTGTAATattgatttcacaaaataagagggcagaGGTCTTGTGATGCTCCTAGGTTGTTAGCAACTTTTTCCAAACATCAATTACTTGcccatttttcaatttattttcaaatttcttaGCTAGTGATTATAGGTTTAATTcgaaacaaaattaatattctttgtCATATTTTAATGAAGCTTAAGCTTGACTCGATAACACGTGTAAAAGTTTTACTTTTCAAGAAATCATCAAAAGactgattttattaaaaataaatgtagggggtgtttaattaattaaacctccatcattcaacatatttttataagCATGGGGACtagagataaataaaataaaaatatatgtccTTTTAAAATACATCTTTTTAAAATCCACTCGTGCAACTAGCAAATGAAAAtcaatatatagagagattcgTTATATAAATAGCTAGAGGTTGCTCTCATAAGAGCATCAATCTTGACTCTTTCTATATCTTTCCATGCAGATTCTTTAATTCACGTCAAacatttcatttttctcaatCTCTTATAAGTATCTAGTTATTCGAAAATGTCGACGAGTATCATGTGCAAACAAATGATTAAACCTTTGTTGAACATTACCTCTGGTGGTGTCGGAGGAACCCTAAACCTACAACTCCTCCGAGCTCAAAAGCCGAAAGAGAAGGTGGTGGTTATCATGGGAGCAACGGGAACTGGCAAGTCCCGACTATCAATTGATCTCGCCACACGTTTCCCCGCCGAAATAATCAACTGTGATAAAATTCAGGCATACCGTGGCTTAGAAATAACAACCAACAAGATAACCGACGAAGAAACGCGTAACATACCTCATCATCTCCTCGGAATAATCCACCCGAACGAAGATTTCACCGCTAATAACTTTTGCAGCATGGCCTCAACTGCGGTCAGATCCATAACAACACGTTCCATGCTCCCCATCATCGCTGGAGGATCAAATAACTATATTGAAGCCCTAATTAGCGAccaagaaaaccaatttcattccAAATACGATTGTTGTTTCATATGGGTAGATGTGTCCTTGCCCGTTCTTCATTCCTTCGTGTCCAAACGAGTGGACACGATGGTCGAGAAGGGAATGGTCGAGGAAGTGAGAAACATGTTTGACCCAAGGGCAGACTATTCAATTGGAATAAGGAGGGCGATTGGCGTGCCCGAGTTCGATACATATTTCAGGATGGAACATTCTCTTGATCACGATGAAGAAACCAAAATCAAGATTCTAGATAAAGCTATAGCCAATGTCAAAAGCAATAGTTGTAAGTTGGCTAGCCATCAGACCGACAAGATTAATCGGCTCAAGAATGTTATCGGTTGGAAGCTACACCGAATAGATGCCACAAATGTTTTCATGAAGAAAGGAATAGAAGCGGATGAAGAATGGGACAAGCTTGTACTCGGACCAAGCAGCATGATTGTGCGCAAGTTTCTTTTCGGTTCTGGTTACATGGTCCATCCTGGTTTAAGACAAGCCATGGCGGCTGCGAGATCAGTAGAGAtggttaaataaaatactaGTTATAAATGCATCCAGAATCGAAGGGGATGAAGTATGGGAGAAGCTTGTACTTGGACCAACCAGTGGATTGTGCGCAAATTTCTTTTCGGTTCTGGTTACATGGTCCATCCCGGTTTAAGACGAGCCATGGCGGCTGCGAGATCAGTAGAGAtggttaaataaaatactaGTTATAAATGCATCCAGAATCGAAGGGGATGAAGTATGGGAGACGCTTGTACTCGGACCAACCAGTGGATTGTGCGCAAGTTTCTTTTCGGTTCTGGTTACATGGTCTATCCCGGTTTAAAACGAGCCATGGCAGCTGCGAGATCAGTAGAGAtggttaaataaaatacaagGACTTATAAATGCAGGCATCGAACAGTTTTGTGATGTTTTGTTGTCTAAAGTAATGGTAGTTCATATGAGTATATGACACATGCATgcatttaaaagatttttaggGTGTTTATTGATTATCTACTCACCACCAATTGTGTATCACATAGGTTTGGGGAAAATATGGGAGAAAAGTCaaatgtagaaaaaaaaaagaaaaaaaaagtttgtggAAATTGTGTAGACATGAAGAAGAATTTTAAGGTCTCTATCACCTGGAAAAGAAATATTTGTTGGAAAGTAAGTTTGCATATCCATTATTAActcgtttttattttatttttaataatttgtgtgATAACTTGTTTCAAACATATTTAgatgtttcaattttttgtcacaataaaaaattacttatcatgaagtaatgaaaataattccagccttttaaaaaaaatgtgattagtGTAGTTACTCATAATCTATATGAAATGTTCAATAATTTGccaattaattatgtttataccAAATAGAGCAGCACACTTCTGTATATCTACAATATAGTTGAGCATGTATCAATCCAAGTTAAGGCTTTTATTTGATACCTCTTCATGATGAATAACACATCTTCTTGTAATCTATATGATTTGAAGTTCTTTTacttaaatgttataaaataaaactagatatcacttcatatttttaaatattcatggaaaattatataaatattagttatttaagcTTAacgatataaaatattttaagaaaaattattacatttttttagaaCTCTGGGTTCCGTTTCACTTTTGAGTGGATTAATCAtaatgaattaaacatatactTAACAAATTAACCAGACGAATGAAACTCGAACTTAAAACCTCATGGAGGCTAGGGATATCCACCTATTTTTGTTGCTAAGTTAGAAGAGAGAATAACTAAAAAATGTTAACCATTGAccaaaggaaaaaataaataaaaagaacacATTTTAACGAGAATAAAGGTCCTCGAGAAGTTCAATAAATTATCTAACTGTCTCAACCGGTTTATCCAATGAAATATCACCggttatcataataatataattatgtattGAACGTATCAATCGACAATGATCACTGGACATTTTGTGGTTATTTTAAAACCAAATGATCCACCGGAAGATAAGCGGGGTAAGGTCCAACGGCTCCGACCAACCGAACTCACCGTCTCCATCCACATTTTTCAACCGCTAACAATAGGTTCCGgcataacttaaaaataaagtcagatattactttatataaattaaaaatacaaattataataaatacaaatacaaataagtaaataatataagatcAAACCAGTGAAaactcaaaatttaattaaataaaaacatagaATAAATCTTTTACTGCGATTTTAAAAGTATGTTACAATAAAAGAGGGAAGAAAGTCTTATTCATTGTAAGAAATTtgaactaaaataatatattataaggtTTTAAGTTCATTTTTATCATTCCGAGTGATTGAAAATATCCATGggtaaatattatttcacatGGAATAAATCTTTTATCAGATCTACCACCACAATGGAATCCTTATAAAGCTTTTGAGACCCTactaatataatgaaaaaatgagTTCGATTTAGTTTGCTGTTCAAATAACAGCTTTCTgattagaaacaaaaaaaaaagccTTGGCTATCTTTAAACCTCATAAAGTCTGATTAGAAAGAAAGGTTaaaaaggtgaaagaagttgATTTATTTTCAAGTAGACAATGATTAGTGGCGTTCGCATGACTTATAATAGTAATAGCCAATTTCATATGTGCAAATTGATGAGGATGATTAATAATTCCAGCACCACTATCACAAAATAACCATTTTTTGCTGTAAAAAAACCTTCAATATAGTTCATCTttcttttacaaaaatataagtaGGATTCAAATAGCTGCATGCACTAATTAAGACTATATATATGAGTCTGGCTAGCAATAAAGTCTGATTTGATTAAGATTGAACCATTGTCAATCAAACCATCATATATTTCTCATTGGAAATCACATGGCCAATATGTTATATGTGCATGGAATCCAATATGAAACCCTCTAAAAGTCTAACTAAATTATCCATTTGTTATCAACTTTTCATAGTAATCATATTGTTCATTTTAAGAATTAACTTGTAACATTCTTTTGTGTAGAATGAGTAATGTTGGAGGTAAACACGACtttctaaaatatttgtgtGGAACACTGAATGTTAGGGCTAAAACGTGGGTCCATATGGTAAAGAAATCACAATCAGGACTTCGATGATTGAATTGTAAAAagatttattagaaaaatgaataaaatctttatagagataaaaaaattgaatgaaattCTGTCTATTAAACTTGTGAAATAAGAACACGAtcacaaattatatatagtaaaaCAAAACCTAGACATTAAATAAGAGAACAAGACtttctaaaatatttgtgtGGAACACTGAATGTTAGGGCTAAAACGTGGGTCCATATGGTAAAGAAATCACAATCAGGACTTCGATGATTGAATTGTAAAAAagatttattagaaaaatgaataaaaactttatagAGATAAACAAATTGAATGAAATTCTGTCTATTAAACTTGTGAAATAAGAACACGAtcacaaattatatatagtaaaaCAAAACCTAGACATTAAATAAGAGACTTGAAGAGTCTCATTTACTAGagataattcaaaaaatatggATAATCGAAGAGACTCTTGAATAATGAAAAGACacgtttattattattatcactttAGCTTCTAACACTCCTCTTTAAAGTGATGTCCGATGAAAATAGTCCCAACTTAGATCGTAGATCTTCAAAAGGACCTTTAAGTGCTTTCGTGAAGATATCAGCAACATTATCTTCACTATTTACTATAACAATCTCAATGATTCCCTCTAATGTGTTTTGTCCTCGCATGAAACACAGGACTTGAAGCCAATTTAATAGcactcaaattatctccatgGATAGGAACTGGctgatcaaacttgacatgaaGGTTCTTGAAGAGTCTATGAAGTCATATGCACTCATGTGATGTGTGGGCTGATGCTTTGTATTCCACTTTTTTCGTAGATAAGAATATCGATCCTTACTTACTACTACTCCAAGATATGCTAGTATTGTtgttttttggcacaattagaatgtcacatcgaaagatgatgagagtgaaattagtttcttagtatataaaagaaattatattcacaattagaataaatctcatttcggaagatgatgggagttggggaagtttcttttaagtttcttagtgtataaaagaaactctcccctctttggtttattgcacccaatatttgtatctcttcttccttattaattgacaGCCTTAGTGCTCAGAAACGTatgcaacattttggccgaacccgttatcaaattttattagtgTATTCTTTcgtttgtttcttcttttgtttctatcagggtttttcccaacaagtggtattagagtcgAAGGTTTGTCTTTGGCATGGCAACTGAGTCTTCAAAAGGGATGTCAACTCTttcgtcatcctggacgaggacaccgatgtcgaatttgaagtttgcggtggaaatctttgatggaactgggcatttcggcatgtggtaaggtgaggttctagattgtctttttcaacAACGTCTAGATGTTTCTATTGAGGTCGGAAATACatatggtatagaagaaaaagagtggagtatcatgaatcgattgacgtgcggaacaattcgatcATGCATGTCTAGAGAGCAAAAatatgctgtgaagaatgaaatttatgcacagaaactgtggcaagtattggaggacaaatttctgaagaagagtggtcagaataagctccttatgaagaagcggtTGTTCCGGTTTGATTACCAGTCATgtactactatgaatgaacatattactaagtttaatcaattagTAATAGATTTGTTAAACCTTAATGTTatgtttgaggatgaagat is part of the Impatiens glandulifera chromosome 1, dImpGla2.1, whole genome shotgun sequence genome and encodes:
- the LOC124911663 gene encoding adenylate isopentenyltransferase 3, chloroplastic-like; this encodes MSTSIMCKQMIKPLLNITSGGVGGTLNLQLLRAQKPKEKVVVIMGATGTGKSRLSIDLATRFPAEIINCDKIQAYRGLEITTNKITDEETRNIPHHLLGIIHPNEDFTANNFCSMASTAVRSITTRSMLPIIAGGSNNYIEALISDQENQFHSKYDCCFIWVDVSLPVLHSFVSKRVDTMVEKGMVEEVRNMFDPRADYSIGIRRAIGVPEFDTYFRMEHSLDHDEETKIKILDKAIANVKSNSCKLASHQTDKINRLKNVIGWKLHRIDATNVFMKKGIEADEEWDKLVLGPSSMIVRKFLFGSGYMVHPGLRQAMAAARSVEMVK